Proteins found in one Triticum aestivum cultivar Chinese Spring chromosome 4D, IWGSC CS RefSeq v2.1, whole genome shotgun sequence genomic segment:
- the LOC123100480 gene encoding uncharacterized protein, with protein sequence MARPASCMGAVATVLVVLCAAVSSAAAQPRRPLPPNSRVIHPGRFGKRAQTLTCDFTPCVATCPKRCPEECLVVCSSCKTYCLCDFYPGFICGDPCFTGADGNNFYFHGKKDKDFCVVSDANLHINAHFIGKHDPSMSRDFTWIQAVGVRFADHRLYVGAKKTAKWNNDVDRLELAFDGAPIDVAGDIGAQWQSTDVHGLTVTRISMTNNVRVELKGVFDIMTKAVPITKEDSRVHNYGVTEDDSLAHLDIGFKFYDLTGDVHGVLGQTYRPDYVNKFNVSSSMPVMGGVASFVSSDIFATDCKVARFGRKADISMVTARAN encoded by the exons ATGGCCAGGCCAGCGTCGTGCATGGGAGCAGTCGCCACCGTGCTGGTGGTGCTGTGCGCCGCCGTGTCCTCTGCGGCCGCGCAgccgcgccgcccgctgccgccgaaCTCCCGCGTGATCCACCCTGGACGGTTCGGCAAGAGGGCGCAGACTCTCACCTGCGACTTCACCCCCTGCGTGGCCACCTGCCCCAAGCGCTGTCCCGAGGAGTGCCTTGTCGTCTGCTCCTCCTGCAAGACATACTGCT TGTGTGACTTCTACCCTGGGTTTATCTGCGGCGACCCCTGCTTCACCGGCGCTGACGGCAATAACTTCTACTTCCACGGCAAGAAGGACAAGGATTTCTGCGTCGTCTCTGATGCCAACCTCCATATCAACGCTCACTTCATCGGCAAACACGACCCGTCCATGAGCCGCGACTTCACATGGATCCAGGCCGTAGGTGTCCGCTTCGCCGACCACCGCCTCTACGTGGGTGCCAAGAAGACCGCCAAGTGGAACAATGACGTTGATCGCCTCGAGTTGGCCTTCGATGGAGCACCCATTGACGTCGCTGGTGACATCGGTGCACAGTGGCAGTCCACCGACGTGCATGGCCTGACCGTCACGAGGATCTCCATGACCAACAACGTGAGGGTTGAGCTTAAGGGTGTGTTCGACATCATGACTAAAGCGGTGCCCATCACGAAGGAAGACTCACGTGTTCACAACTACGGTGTGACAGAGGATGATAGTCTCGCGCATCTGGATATTGGGTTCAAGTTCTACGACCTGACAGGTGATGTTCACGGTGTTCTCGGCCAAACCTACCGCCCCGACTATGTAAACAAGTTCAACGTGAGTTCTAGCATGCCAGTGATGGGGGGTGTAGCAAGCTTTGTCTCATCCGACATCTTCGCCACCGACTGCAAGGTCGCTAGGTTCGGTCGTAAAGCCGACATCTCCATGGTCACTGCCAGGGCCAACTAA
- the LOC123097114 gene encoding uncharacterized protein: MEQGRGVAVAAHGDVVEGAETAADAVQEVAAVGGAGDAASAVAGSVPAAADLVAQGVVGSDSVVADLVVTASGGALDVGAEASDKQVVDVNEEAAGNKRKLDIAGFDDPSDSDDDEEYNSGDEVEEWNHKSFIEHEANKIREKGKAAYYKWGKFRCPYCTTKPIPKDGLYEHLMSHARGVATSGNDVKIRAEHAALLKAMGPI; the protein is encoded by the exons ATGGAGCAAGGTCGTGGCGTTGCCGTCGCTGCGCACGGAGATGTGGTCGAGGGCGCGGAGACCGCGGCAGATGCCGTCCAAGAAGTGGCCGCCGTCGGCGGTGCGGGAGATGCTGCATCCGCAGTCGCTGGATCGGTCCCTGCGGCGGCGGATCTGGTGGCGCAGGGGGTGGTGGGCTCGGACTCCGTCGTGGCAGACCTGGTGGTGACGGCGTCTGGCGGCGCACTGGATGTAGGTGCGGAGGCGAGCGACAAGCAGGTGGTGGATGTG AATGAGGAAGCTGCTGGCAACAAGAGGAAGCTGGACATCGCTGGGTTCGACGACCCGTCTGattctgacgacgacgaggag TACAACTCTGGAGATGAGGTGGAAGAGTGGAACCACAAGTCCTTCATTGAGCATGAAGCCAACAAGATCAGGGAGAAGGGGAAGGCGGCGTACTACAAGTGGGGCAAGTTCAGGTGCCCATACTGCACCACTAAGCCAATTCCCAAGGATGGGCTGTATGAGCACCTTATGTCCCATGCACGCGGTGTAGCGACGAGTGGGAACGACGTGAAGATCAGGGCAGAGCATGCAGCCCTCCTAAAGGCTATGGGTCCCATCTAG
- the LOC123097113 gene encoding uncharacterized protein, whose translation MHAACKHPTLWDQLQESLKAVIAKSHEYDQLKENLSKKTADLSTCAIEYVDDGEGNIVEVHDPIKVSTKGATKVDENRPMSKNGRPLSYDEIRIRCGACKLLGHTKRSKKCKLNKKSVVGEEE comes from the exons ATGCATGCAGCATGCAAACACCCAactttgtgggatcagttacaggagAGTTTGAAGGCCGTGATAGCTAAGAGCCATGAGTATGATCAGCTAAAGGAAAATTTGAGTAAGAAAACGGCTGATCTTAGTACTTGTGCAATTGAATATGTAGATGATGGTGAAGGCAACATAGTTGAAGTTCATGATCCTATTAAAGTATCAACGAAAGGTGCAACTAAGGTAGATGAGAACCGCCCTATGTCGAAAAATGGTAGGCCACTTTCGTACGACGAGATCAGAATCAGGTGCGGCGCATGCAAATTGCTAGGGCACACTAAACGcagcaagaaatgcaaactaaataAGAA AAGCGTGGTGGGCGAAGAAGAGTAG